CGGGAATGGCCTTTAATCCCACTGGAATGGCCTTAAACTCTACTGGAATGGCCTTCAACACTACTGGAATGGCCTTAAACTCTACTGGAATGGCCTTAAACTCTACTGGAATGGCCTTTAATTCTGCCGGAACTACCTCAGCGCAAAACATTAGTGGAGCTTCCCAACCAGAATCTAACAGCTGGGCCAAGAAACCCTTTGAGAAAGCTGGAACTAGTGAAAAGTTTGGAAACAACTGGAGCAACTCATTCTCTTCTGAAAATGAGAAGCAAAGCTCTCCGCGAGGTGGGAGGTTTGCAGAAAGAAATGAAGACCGAAGAGGTTTTGGGAGGTTTGGAGATAATAGGAATGAGGATAGCTGGTCCAGTAGGCAACAGTCCAACAGCTTTGGCAGAGATTTCGGCAGGGGCAGAGGAAGCTTTGGTGGCTCCTCTTGGAGAGGTAATTCTAGAGGACAGAATAAAGAATGGACATTTGGAGACAGGTCCCGTAACGCCGATTTTGGCAATAAGAGGAAATTTGGTGAGAGTCCCGAAAGGTCCCAAGACCAAGGAACTTTTTCTAAACGCGGTCAATGGTCAGGCGGCAGAGGAAGAGGTAGAGGAAGCTCAGACTCTTGGCAACAGAAAAACAGGCAACAGGACTCACAGTTGTGGTCTAGCGCAGCAGATACACCAAGCACATCGAGCTTCGGCCAAGAAACCAAAACAGCTGTTCAATCTGATGCTGGAGACGAGGACTGGGAAACCGATTATCCAGAAAAATCCACAGCTTCTAAATTGGGGGACACATCCGAAAAACCAGTTGCGCAGTCGCCTGTGCCATGTTCACCGAAAAACAACTATGAAAAAGTTTATGAATCTGGTGAGGTCCTTAAGCCAGCCGAAGGTTTCACAGAAGAGCTCACCATAGTTCCTGAGACTGAAGAACCACAAACAGATGTCATTTCGGTAAAAAGCGACGCAACAGTGGAGCTGGAAGCGAAGGCAGAAATACAAGGTTCTGCTTTAAGCCCAGCTATTACTTCTGACCAAGATGATGAGATCTACGCCTTTATCGTCACTGTCGATGGAGAGGAGGACAAAGGTGTTCTGGTGGAGGTCAATGGAAACAATACTTAAACAAGCAAGGGCAAGGTCTTACAAAATTTGTAATTTTCCAAAGATTTacaattttcttttcattttatctTGTTTTAACTTTTAAGCAtctttttcccaatttttttggaTGACTGTTATCACCACATTCACATTCAAAGGACGGGGCATTTGGCTCATAGACTTATGTAGCCACCTTATCTACCTAGTTAGTACGTTAAAAACATAAAGAGTATTGTGATTTCCCTAAGTGAACTTTGTTACAAgtttatgttttttaattttggaagTAGATCTTGTACGACCTAATGGCCATCTTCACACCATGCTTCCCAACACAAAAACATGTTTAAGGTTCCAATGACTTCTCAGTTGGGTTTTTCAGTTGCAGAATGTGTCAGGAGTGAgtctccccccccaccccggcAATTTAAATCCAAGGTGGGTGGACCATCCCTGAGAACTAAGGCGTTGGATTGGACCACCAAACGCCCAGTAGATCCAGCTTACCAGCAGATGCCAAGAGCTAAAATTTCAGTTTTGGTTGAGGTTGGCTCTTTACGTCTAAAAACGAACTTTTGCTAAAATAAACCCCACCAAAGCTAACTACACTTTCCatactttttacattttagaagtaGATCTTGAACGACCTAACGGTCATCTTCACACCAAGCTTCCCAACACAAAAACGTGTTTAAGGTTCCAATGACTTATCAGTTGGGTTTTTCAGAATGTATCAGAAGTGAGTCTTTCCCCCCTGCAATGTAAATCCAAGGTGGTTGGAACATGTCTGAGAACTAAGGCGTTGGATTGTACCACCTAACGCCCAGTAGATCCAGCTTACCAGCAGATGCCAAGAGCTGAAATTTTAATTTTGGAAGTAGATCTTGTACGACCTAATGGCCATCTTTACACCAAGCTTCCCAACACCAAAACATGTTTATACTAAAACATTCCGAGCATGAGGATCAAGACGAAGAGATCTTACACCTTTGTCGTCACTGTCGATGGAGAAGAGAACAAAGTTGTTCTGGTGGAGGTCACCGAAGATAATATTAAGGCCTCGGACtttaaaaatgtgtaattttcaAGCTTGGTTTTTCTCAAAGATTTACACCATTTCTTTTATCTTGTTTTAGCTTTTTAAGAatattttttcagacttttttggaTGACTTCTAAGACTGTCATCACCTCATTCACGTTTGAAGGATGAGGCCTTCTTCTCATAGACTTATGTGGTCACCTTATCTACCTAGTTAGAAAAGAAGGTTGTGACCTTTCTAAGTGATCTTGTACGACTTAATGGCCACCTTTCACCAAGATTCCCAACACAAAAATGTGTTTCTATGAAAGGTGTATTCTCTCTTTAATCTGTTAATGTTGATGTTTCTAGTTTTTATTATGCgagataaaaaaaatgccatggccATCTTTCACCAAGATTCCCAACACAAAAATGTGTTTCTATGAAAGGTGTATTCTCTCTTTAATCTGATAATGTTGATGTTTCTAGTTTTTATGTTGCggggtaaaaaaaatgccatggaaATTGTATATCCTTTCAACCTAAAGATACACGTTGGGTTCTAGGATTTAAAATCTAATGTTCCTACCAGATAATTTACAATAGGGTAATCTTGCGTATTACCCTAATTTTATTGCAAAGTGCTCCcctacactgaaataaaaagaaGAGTAATGCGTAGAATGAAGCTTAGCTCTTTAATATAGTCGGGCTGCATTTGCTATCTGCTGATAATGGAACTGGTGAAAGCATCCCCTTGCCAAATAGAGCAAATTTGCCAAGAAATCCATAGTTGCTTGCTGGAAAACCAAGTTCCTCCTCTCAAGCAGACATTAGTTGGGAATAGTTTTTCCCCCACTAGTAGGTTCTCTACAAGGTGCCATTATGACCCAAAGATGATAGATAATCCTAAGAGACAAATTTTGAATTTGCATTCCCTAATTGTCATTTAATCTGACATTCTTGGGCATCGTTGCCTGTACTGAATGGCCTTGAGTTTTAAAGTAAAGGATGAGaccacccaaaactgatattaCACAGTTGTTGAAAGCACTAAACTGATTTTTGTCTAAGGTTCCAAAAACTAGTAGGTGCTCTACAAGGTGCCATTATGACCCAAAGATGATAGATAACCTTAAGAGCCAAATTTTGAAGTCTCATTCCATTGTGATTTCAAAAACTTTAGCATCATTATATTTGATGGGTAGACCACCATCACGTATACCGTGGGGTCAGTTGTAATCTTTGGGGATCAGAATATGGCATCTTAAAGCAGCATTTCCTGAAGTAAAGGTCAACCAGTTTTTGGTTCTCTGGGGCATTTGCATTCCCTAATTGTCATTTAATCTGACATTTTTGGACATCGTTGCCTGTACTGAATGGCCTTCAGTTTTAAAGTAAAGGGTGAGACCACCCAAAACTGATTTTACACAGTTGTTAAAAGcaccaaacagttttttttctaagGTTCCAATGACTTCTCAGTTGGGTTTTTCAGTTGCAGAATGTATCAggagtgagcccccccccccccccacaatttaaATCCAAGGTAGGTGGAACATGCCTGAGAACTAAGGCATTGGATTGTACCACTAAACGCCCAGTAGATCCAGCTTACTAGCAGATGCCAAGAGTTGAAATTTCAGTTTTGGTTGAGGTTGGCTCTTTacgtcttaaagcgggagttcacccataaatgctgttttttgctcttttacccttagatggatgctcatttagtctaggggaatcggctagttgttttaaaatccgagcattacttaccgttgtagagggcgatcttctccgccacttccgggtatgggtcttcgggactgggcgttccttcttgattgacagtcttccgacaggcttccgacggtcgcatccatcgtgtcacgagtagccgaaagaagccgaacgtcggtgcggctctatactgcgcctgcgcaccgacgttcggctactttcggaaaatcgtgacgcgatggatgcgaccgtcggaagcctttcggaagactgtcaatcaagaaggaacgcccagtcccgcagcccatacccggaagtggcggagaagatcgctctctaaaaaggtaagtaatgctcggattttaaaacaactagccgattccccaagactaaatgagcatccatctaagggtaaaaacagcattttaccggtgaacctccgctttaaaggatggCTCTGTTAAACTAACTTTGGCCAAAACAAATCCCACCAGGCTGCATTTGCTATCTGCTGATAATGGAACTGGTGAAAGCATCCCCTTGCCAAATGGAGCAAATTTGCAAAGAAATCCATAGTTGCCTGCTTAATAACCAAGTTCTTCCCAAGCAGACATTAGTTGGGAATAGTTTTTCCCCACTAGTAGGTGCTCTACAAGCTGCCATTATGACCCAAAGATGATAGataaccttaaagcggtggttcaccctccttaacaacagtctagcattacattcggcatagtagcgcgagctacagtatgcctgtcagtatttttttatccccgtactcactgtgctattgtacattgaagattccgactcccgcggggaatgggcgtgcctatggagagggaggatgattgacggccggctctggcacgtcacgctccccgaagacagccggagtaggtctcggctcttcacggcgcctgcgcacaggctatgcgcaggcgccgtgaagagccaagcctatttcggctatttccggagaagcgtgacatgccagggccggccgtcaatcaccttctctctccataggaacgcccattccccggaatcttcaatgtacaatagcacagtgagtacggggataaaaaaatacagacaggcatactgtagcacgcgctactatgccgaatttaatgctagaggaaaaaaaataatatttttttttttatatagggtgaacccccgctttaagagccaAATTTCGAAGTCCGATTCCATTGTGATTTCATAAACTTTAGCATCGTTATATTTGACCACCATCACGTATACCGTGGGGTCAGTTGTAAGAGGTCTttggaggttgtttttttttccgaaggtTCCAATGACTTCTCAGTTCGGTTTTTCAGTTGCAGAATGTATCAGGAGTGAGTCTGCCCCCCTGCAATTTAAATCCAAGATGGGTGAAACATGCCTGAGAACTAAGACATTGGATTTTACCACCAAACTCCCAGTAGATCCAGCTTACCAGGAGTTGCCAAGAGCTGAAATTTAAATTTTGGTTGAGGTTGGCTCTGTACGTCTTAAAGGACAGCTCTGTTAAACAAATCCCACCAAAGCTAACTACACTTTCCATACTCAACCCACCCtctgcagttgctctagatcagggatctccaaactaaggCCCTCCaaatgttgcggaactacacaccccattgtaaaactctgacattctaTGACTAtgtctaggcatgatgggaattataGCTCCTGAACAACCGGAGGGCCATagttttggagacccctgctctaaattcATAGCCACAAGAGTCATTACATCAAGGTGTTCAGGGCTGGCCCCATCTGCGCATTCTACCCCCATAGGCTTAGATGGAGCCGTATGCCAAATTTCGATATCTGACCCATTAAAACCTATAGGGGCAGAGTGCGCAGTTGCCACCAACTCTTAATAGGCTATCAGCAGACAGGATTAAAGGCCTCGGCTCTGAAACCAAGATAAGGAAGCACCTGTGGGGGAGGGGTAACTGGAGGCCAGtgcatatatatattgtggggGGTGTCATTTAGCACAAAAATTGTTTAACGGTACAGCTGTCTCCTAAATCAGTTCATAATACCCAAATCATTAAGGTCTACATTTTTTCGACTGAGAGATTTTAAAAGTATTTTAGCACCGGAGCTACGTCAGGATTAGACTTTTACCGACTTTTATCCTTTGATCTGCAGGGCTGTTCATGTAAAATGCCCTTGACAATTTCAGACTGTTGCACTTATGTTTATGTAGGAGGTCAGTTTGGATTATAACTGTTGGTGTAATAAAGTTCTTGTgttctatacattttttattgtcaATTTGCTGTTAATTTGCCATTAAGCTGTCAGTTTATAATAGACGTCACACCTCCAAAGAGAACGGAGGTCCATATGGTGGCCATTGGACAGTCTGCACTGGCCAAAAGCAATGCAGTTATTGTTTCCtgaatatttttcaaaatagGAATTTTTATAGTTTATTCTGAGACGGTGTTTAAATCCCTTCCTTCATCTAGATGGTGCACTCCTTCTTACCCCTATCCCCTGAGGTAACCTGACCCACCTTCCCCCTCCACTGATCCAAACTTATCTTGAGCACCTGTACATAGTGATCCCTGGCTGTGTTTTGCTCATTATAGATCCATAGATATCTATGGGATCCCGTCCTTCCTCTAGGTGGTGCACTACTTCTTACCCCCCGTACTCTTAGCTAACCTGACCCACTCTCCCCCTTCATAGATCCATACTTACCTCGAGCACCTGTACATTACCCTGGCTGCATTTGCGCATTACAAACCCATAGACATCTATGGGACCCCATCCCCTTGGCTAACCTGACCCACCCTCCCCCTTCATAGATACTTAGCCCGAGCACCTGCCCATAGTAATCCCTGGCTGCCCTTTGCATTACAGACCCATAGATATCTATGGGATCCCATCCTTCACCTGGGTGGTGCACTCCATACTTCCATCCCCTGAGTTAATTTAACCCACCCTTCCCCTTTGCAGATGCATACTTACCTTGAGTATCAGTACATCGCAATCCTTGGCTGTGCTTGCTCATTAAAGACCTATAGATATCTATGGGATTCCATCCTTAATCTGGGTGGTGCACTCCTTACCCCCATCCCCTGTGCTAACCTGACATACCCTTCCCAGCCACAGATGCATACTTACCTCAAGCACCTGCACCCAATAATTCTTCACTGCATTTGTGCATTATAGACCCATAGATATCTATGGGATTCCATCCTTCATCTAGGTGGtgcactccttaccccaatccaCTTAGCTAACCTGACCCACACTCCCCCTTCACAGATCTATACTTACCTTGAGCACCTGCACATAGTAATCCTTGGCTGTCTTTGCACATTACAAGCCCATAGACATCTATGGGTTCCCATCCTTCATCTAGATGGtgcactccttaccccaatccCCTTAGCTAACCTGACCCACCCTCCCCTTCCACAGAGGCACACTTAGCCCGAGCACCTGCACCCTTTAATCCCTGGCTGTGCTTGTGCATTACAGACCCATAGATATCTATGGGATCCCATTCTTCCCTTCTAGATGGTGCACACCTTCTTACCTCCATCCACTAAGCCAGTGATCGTGAATGGTGATCAGGGACAAGTCactggtagccacgccccctaacagtaagactcactccctaggtcacacttaacccctttagcgccacctagtggttaaccccttccagtgccgatcctgacctccctggggccctaagcaaaatgacatgtcacattaaagttgagaagggggggggggggggcgctgccgacagtgacatgtaacgttaaagattaaagttgagaagcggggggagggggagttctgctgtcggaaatgacatcttacattaaagtgagaagcggtgggtgctgacttcttacctcttctcccatgcagccagcaagttgagaagcggggtgaggggccaaaaatgtcTTCTCACCagacctctagtaatttgggggccccacCGCAGCtctgtggggccctaagcggcttgcatagtgagcctatagggcagatcggccctgaccccttcactgccagtgcacactttttttttttttttaatgtgctccTTAATTAGTTTACTTTTACATGatgtttagagttttttttttttttgcaactgtcCACCTAAATATTTGCCAGCTTTTTTTTCAACGGATCTATAaactttttacgtttttttagtaTAAAATGTAGATCTGCcacgccacacttttttttttaataggctccTTAATTAGTTTACGTTTACATGATGTTTAgagatgtatttattttttgcaactgTCCACCTAAATATTTTCCAGCTTTTCTATCAACGGATCTTTAAAACTTTTTAAGTTTTCATTAATTGGTCTgaaaatttgtcttttttttttttaaatgattgattggctgtttttttagtaaaaaatgccacgacacgccacactttttttttaataggctttTTAATTAGGTTACTTTTACATGATGTTCAGAGCTTTATCTTTTGCAACTGTCCGCCTCTTTCAACGAAGCTATAAAACTTTTTAAGTTTTCAATAATTGTTCTgcaaatttgtcttttttttaaatgattggcTGTTTTTTTAGTATAAAATGTAGAACTGCCACgccacaccacactttttttttttttttaaaagggtccTTAATTAGTTTACTTTTACATgatgtaaaaaactttttttttttacatggtttaGTACTGTGTCATACCATGTGTGTACTTAAGCTAAGCCCCCCCTTGTTTTATAGTACAATCTCTCCCATCGCCCTATTGCCCTGCAGTCTTGTATGGCACACACAGCAGTTAAATACTCATAGGTCCCCCCTTGCTGGTCAAACGCTCGACCCTGACACAAAAGTGTCTGCCAGCCAAGCAGGGGTTAAACCTAACTGCCATTGTTTCCGAGGGGCCAGTTCTCTGGAATAAAAACTGTCAGTCTCATCACATCCATTCTCTGGTCCAGAGTGCCAGCTAAGCACATGCCTTTTATCAGGAACCCAACCAGCTCCCAGCTAGAGGGGATCTATTGACCCTTTTCTGCCAGCTGTTGGGGTGGGCAGTATCCCGTGTTAAAAGAATTTTACCTGAGTCAACAGAAACCATCCAAAGTGACCATGAGCATCATGGGTTTTTTTTGGACGGCAGCCTAGTCTGATCCTTTTCTGTGTTGTACTCCATCGGAGTGACATCTCTGTTCCCTCAGTCACCTCTTCTAAGGACACCTCAAACAGGTAAggactctgcttttttttttttttttcaaataggttGACTTTATTGCGCAAAACTGGACACATTTTCTATTCGTCAGATTTATGAGAAAAAATCTGtgtctttttctttttacatttttttattttattttacggtATAtggtagatttttattttttacattttttattttattttacagtatatggtagatttttattttttaaatgttttattttattttacggtATAgggtagatttttattttttacattttttattttattttacagtatatggtagatttttattttattttacggtATAtggtagatttttattttttacattttttattttattttacagtatatggtagatttttattttttacattttttattttattttacagtatatggtaaatttttattttttacattttttattttattttacagtatatggtagatttttattttttacattttttattttattttacggtATATGGTAGATTCAGGAATAATACATTTCCTTTACAagggattttattatttttcaatcaAATAGACAGAGCCAGCAATTGGACAGTCACATTTAACAATGGATACATGTGAGCATGAAAAGCCCACATAACCAATgtactgtataaaatataaaaaaagatttaaatagAAAACAATAATTTCTAACAAGAGTTTGTGCATACTATTTTTGGAAAATAACGTTTCCAAATGAACAGATTTTCCACTCACCTGATTTATGAGAAAAATTCTGTctcccttattttttttattttattttacggtATATGGTAGATTCAGGAAAAATACATGTATTTTACAAgagattttattattattcaatcAAATACACAGAGCCAGCAATTAGACAGTTAGATTCAACAATGAATACATGTGAGCCATAcagtataaaatagaaaaaaaaatatttaaatagaaaaaaaaatatttaaatagaaaaaaaaatatttaaatagaaaaaaaaatatttctaacaAGAATTTGTGCATACTATTTTTGGAAAATAGTTTTTCCAAATGAACACATTTTCCACTCACCTGATTTATGAGAAAAATTCTGtctcctttattttatttatttttttattttattttacggtATACGGTAGATTCAGGAATAATACATTTCTTTTACAAgggattttattattattcaatcAAATAGACAGAGCCAGCAATTGGACAGTCACATTTAGCAATGGATACATATGAGCATGAAAAGCCCACATAACCAATGTACTGAGACatacagaataaaatataaaaaaaaaattaaataggaaaaaaaatatttctaacaAGAGTTTGTGCATACTATTTTTGGATTGTTTTTCCAAATGAACAGATTTTCCAATCTCCTGATTTATGAGAAAAATTCTGTctcccttattttttttatttttttatttt
This sequence is a window from Rana temporaria chromosome 10, aRanTem1.1, whole genome shotgun sequence. Protein-coding genes within it:
- the LOC120916344 gene encoding uncharacterized protein LOC120916344, whose protein sequence is MESGAEPRDRVLEEPISLSQNVVIRECGSTDHDAPQARSTKPAEKRKEHHPSKSSVVPTSHQRSSQSSSGGALDLQAVVGRPSSSISGMTVPIRLDALSYLLNSAVMGNYRMPYQTPYCPPSYPMCSYPQVGCSPYGMCMGSQYCSSALPNQYPGYQTGLSAYGNQQNMQAYQHPVPNFNQSMGDASQIQNTGTFPGVNPQGGMAFNPTGMAFNPTGMALNSTGMAFNTTGMALNSTGMALNSTGMAFNSAGTTSAQNISGASQPESNSWAKKPFEKAGTSEKFGNNWSNSFSSENEKQSSPRGGRFAERNEDRRGFGRFGDNRNEDSWSSRQQSNSFGRDFGRGRGSFGGSSWRGNSRGQNKEWTFGDRSRNADFGNKRKFGESPERSQDQGTFSKRGQWSGGRGRGRGSSDSWQQKNRQQDSQLWSSAADTPSTSSFGQETKTAVQSDAGDEDWETDYPEKSTASKLGDTSEKPVAQSPVPCSPKNNYEKVYESGEVLKPAEGFTEELTIVPETEEPQTDVISVKSDATVELEAKAEIQGSALSPAITSDQDDEIYAFIVTVDGEEDKGVLVEVNGNNT